From the genome of Pelobacter propionicus DSM 2379, one region includes:
- a CDS encoding 2-oxoacid:acceptor oxidoreductase family protein — MHEIRWHGRGGQGAVTSSKILAAAAYRSGFEGVTAAPTFGAERRGAPVTASTRFDHAPIRMYSQVVEPNVVVVLDESLLAVANATAGLRPGGVIIVNTTRSRGELGLPDTIRVVTSDVTGAAESVGLIVGGEPMVNTAILGSIAKATGLITMESIGAAISDAFPPAAAAKNIQAAQIAFDCTAAGGLP, encoded by the coding sequence ATGCATGAGATTCGCTGGCATGGGCGAGGCGGTCAGGGTGCCGTCACCAGCTCGAAAATCCTTGCCGCCGCGGCATACCGCAGCGGCTTTGAGGGCGTTACCGCTGCCCCCACCTTCGGCGCCGAACGCCGCGGCGCGCCGGTCACCGCTTCGACCCGCTTCGACCATGCGCCGATCCGCATGTACTCTCAGGTCGTCGAACCCAACGTCGTCGTCGTGCTTGACGAATCGCTCTTGGCCGTTGCCAACGCAACGGCAGGCCTGCGGCCAGGCGGCGTCATCATCGTCAACACCACCCGATCCAGGGGCGAGCTGGGGCTTCCCGACACCATCCGCGTCGTGACCTCGGACGTGACCGGCGCTGCCGAGTCGGTGGGGCTGATCGTGGGAGGGGAGCCGATGGTCAACACCGCCATCTTGGGCTCCATCGCCAAGGCCACCGGGCTGATCACCATGGAGAGCATCGGAGCGGCGATTTCCGACGCATTCCCGCCCGCGGCAGCGGCAAAAAACATCCAGGCCGCGCAGATCGCCTTTGACTGCACGGCAGCGGGGGGGCTCCCATGA
- a CDS encoding 4Fe-4S binding protein gives MTRHTEIAQSTPSIGEGGHTGDWRSSRPVIEASACLAVKQGKIACQICWVYCPDACIAQGVPPSIDLDYCKGCGICAQVCPAGAIAMQPEAVHSVCPARKSPAKK, from the coding sequence ATGACCAGGCATACCGAGATAGCACAGTCCACACCCAGCATCGGCGAGGGGGGGCACACCGGAGACTGGCGCAGCAGCCGCCCGGTTATCGAGGCGTCGGCCTGCCTGGCGGTCAAACAGGGCAAGATCGCCTGCCAGATCTGCTGGGTCTACTGCCCGGATGCCTGCATAGCCCAGGGTGTTCCGCCCAGCATCGACCTGGATTACTGCAAGGGGTGCGGCATCTGTGCCCAGGTCTGCCCGGCCGGCGCCATTGCCATGCAGCCCGAGGCGGTGCATTCCGTCTGCCCAGCCCGAAAATCCCCGGCCAAAAAGTAG
- a CDS encoding pyruvate ferredoxin oxidoreductase produces MSRTVVITGNEAAATAAKLARVQVVAAYPITPQSSVVENLSKWVESGELAAEFVTVESEHSALTVCLAASTVGARTFTATSSNGLAYMTEQVWWTAGARLPVVMGCVNRSMAAPWNVLNDQQDSMSVRDAGWIQLYCRDNQEILDTFLQAFRIGEQLSLPVMVCYDGFLLSHTVMPVNVPTPEQADAFLPPRPAGLQVIDVNDPRNVGPVTLADPRLDANGVLHGGYMEIRHAHQQALAEALELIPAVDAEFSAVFGRAWGGLTWEHRLEDAQIVLIAAGSLGMELTLAADELRTEGVRIGVLGIRAYRPFPVAHLCEKLTGRSLAIVFDKALSYGYEGPICTDLRAALSGRDNMPRVFGTVTGLGGRDVTAAQLAEQARAAIADAEAGMGQRPTVWINLQRTDVDGRCESTTCGDRE; encoded by the coding sequence ATGTCGCGTACCGTCGTTATCACCGGAAATGAGGCCGCCGCCACCGCCGCAAAGCTTGCCCGTGTACAGGTGGTGGCTGCGTACCCGATCACTCCCCAGTCCTCGGTGGTGGAGAATCTTTCCAAATGGGTCGAGTCCGGAGAACTGGCAGCAGAGTTCGTCACGGTGGAGTCGGAACACTCGGCTCTGACCGTCTGCCTTGCCGCCTCCACGGTGGGCGCGCGCACCTTCACCGCCACCAGCTCCAACGGCCTGGCCTACATGACCGAGCAGGTCTGGTGGACGGCCGGTGCACGGCTGCCGGTGGTTATGGGGTGCGTGAACCGCTCCATGGCAGCCCCCTGGAACGTGCTCAACGACCAGCAGGACTCCATGTCCGTGCGCGATGCGGGGTGGATTCAGCTCTACTGCCGCGACAACCAGGAGATCCTGGACACCTTCCTGCAGGCATTCCGCATCGGCGAACAGCTCAGCCTGCCGGTGATGGTCTGCTACGACGGCTTCCTGCTCTCCCACACGGTCATGCCGGTGAACGTCCCCACCCCTGAACAGGCGGACGCCTTCCTCCCCCCCCGGCCGGCCGGACTGCAGGTGATTGACGTCAACGACCCGCGCAACGTAGGCCCGGTCACCCTGGCCGACCCCCGCCTGGATGCGAACGGCGTCCTGCACGGTGGCTACATGGAGATCCGCCATGCCCACCAGCAGGCCCTGGCCGAGGCGCTGGAGCTGATCCCCGCCGTCGATGCCGAGTTTTCCGCTGTTTTCGGCCGTGCCTGGGGCGGGCTGACCTGGGAGCACCGGCTGGAGGATGCCCAGATAGTGCTGATCGCCGCCGGCTCTCTGGGCATGGAGCTTACCCTGGCGGCCGATGAATTGCGCACCGAAGGGGTACGCATCGGCGTCCTCGGCATCCGCGCCTACCGTCCCTTCCCGGTGGCGCACCTGTGCGAGAAGCTGACCGGCCGTTCCCTGGCGATCGTATTCGACAAGGCCTTAAGCTACGGCTATGAGGGGCCGATCTGCACGGACCTGCGCGCCGCCCTGTCCGGCCGGGACAACATGCCTCGGGTCTTCGGAACCGTGACCGGCCTGGGGGGCAGGGATGTAACCGCGGCCCAGCTGGCAGAACAGGCCCGCGCCGCCATCGCCGACGCCGAGGCCGGCATGGGCCAGCGCCCGACCGTCTGGATCAACCTGCAGCGGACCGATGTAGACGGGCGGTGCGAATCAACAACGTGCGGCGACAGGGAGTAA
- a CDS encoding thiamine pyrophosphate-dependent enzyme, whose protein sequence is MSTKILDLPTSEHMLPGNRACAGCGIGIGLRSITKALDGKMVLVNPASCLTVLGGMYPVSSMMIPWINVSFPSTAAAAAGVVAGLRALGRADEMTVLAMVGDGGTGDIGIQALSGAAERNDDFIYVCYDNEAYMNTGTQRSGLTPHGARTTTTSRGKKENPKDLPAIMEAHAVPYIASTSAAYPTDVYDKVVKARSIKGLRYLHMNVPCPSGWGFDPRDTVKLGKLAVDTGLVVLYEIEDGVFRLTERSATLAKGGKPLVPVSQFFATQARFKTMTPQNIADVQAWVDRRWSGYVARHSAS, encoded by the coding sequence ATGTCCACCAAAATCCTCGACCTACCCACCAGCGAACACATGCTCCCCGGCAACCGCGCCTGCGCCGGCTGCGGCATCGGCATCGGGCTGCGCTCCATAACCAAGGCGCTGGACGGCAAGATGGTACTGGTCAACCCGGCCAGCTGCCTGACGGTGCTGGGCGGCATGTACCCGGTCTCCTCCATGATGATTCCATGGATCAACGTATCGTTTCCCAGCACGGCCGCTGCCGCAGCGGGTGTTGTCGCCGGCCTGCGCGCCCTGGGGCGCGCCGACGAGATGACGGTACTGGCCATGGTGGGTGACGGCGGCACCGGCGACATCGGCATCCAGGCCCTCTCCGGCGCTGCCGAGCGCAACGACGACTTCATCTACGTCTGCTACGACAATGAGGCATACATGAACACCGGCACCCAGCGATCGGGACTGACGCCCCATGGCGCGCGCACTACCACCACCAGCCGCGGCAAGAAGGAGAATCCCAAGGACCTGCCGGCTATCATGGAGGCCCACGCGGTTCCCTACATCGCTTCCACCTCGGCAGCCTATCCCACCGACGTCTACGACAAGGTGGTCAAGGCTCGCTCCATCAAGGGGTTGCGCTACCTGCATATGAACGTCCCCTGCCCCAGCGGCTGGGGCTTCGACCCGAGGGATACGGTAAAACTGGGCAAACTGGCGGTTGACACCGGCTTGGTGGTGCTCTATGAGATCGAGGATGGCGTCTTCCGCCTGACCGAACGCAGCGCCACCCTGGCCAAGGGGGGCAAACCGCTGGTGCCGGTGTCCCAGTTCTTCGCCACCCAGGCACGCTTCAAGACCATGACCCCCCAGAACATCGCCGATGTGCAGGCCTGGGTGGACAGACGCTGGAGCGGTTACGTGGCGCGCCACAGCGCGTCCTGA
- a CDS encoding ferredoxin encodes MRKTVVVDQDECISCGVCVDSIPEVFRFADSGKAEAYDPAGASEDKIQQEAIDACPVSCIHWRE; translated from the coding sequence ATGCGGAAAACTGTAGTGGTTGATCAGGATGAGTGCATTAGCTGCGGCGTCTGTGTTGACAGCATACCGGAAGTGTTCCGTTTCGCCGACAGCGGCAAGGCGGAAGCCTATGATCCGGCGGGGGCTTCAGAAGATAAAATTCAGCAGGAGGCCATCGACGCATGCCCGGTTTCTTGCATCCACTGGAGGGAATAA
- a CDS encoding ferritin-like domain-containing protein, with translation MNIFEFAMKMELDGKAYYEKLAEGTSESGLKAIFTKLAADEQKHYDTIVTLKTDATCSMPDTIILNEAKNLFENLLKNKDITDSLKKSLDGYQHARKIEADSVRFYEDLAQKETNPELGQIFTRIAGEEKEHYNILDNLYDFVLEPQYFLAWREFSNIKEL, from the coding sequence ATGAACATCTTCGAATTTGCCATGAAAATGGAACTGGACGGCAAGGCTTATTATGAAAAACTGGCGGAGGGAACCAGTGAGTCGGGCTTGAAAGCCATCTTCACCAAACTGGCTGCAGATGAACAGAAACACTACGATACAATAGTGACCCTAAAGACGGATGCCACCTGCTCAATGCCTGACACAATCATCCTGAACGAGGCAAAAAACCTGTTTGAAAACCTGCTGAAAAACAAGGACATCACGGACAGTCTGAAAAAATCTCTGGACGGTTACCAGCATGCAAGAAAAATTGAAGCGGACAGTGTTCGCTTCTATGAGGATCTGGCGCAAAAGGAAACGAATCCGGAATTAGGGCAGATTTTCACGAGGATTGCTGGCGAGGAGAAAGAGCATTACAACATTTTGGACAACCTTTACGATTTTGTTCTGGAACCGCAATATTTTCTGGCCTGGAGAGAATTCAGCAACATTAAGGAGTTGTGA
- a CDS encoding L,D-transpeptidase, translated as MRYSRMRLSHKLVLIAIFTALLVGYMVLRVPTLTADPAASPQDDAQEDLSRVEYPSLKDVKWHAHFIKPNESLESLFGADWVHVARFNRIDRRHVYPGMTIKVPDDIAASRGYTPMPKQYEPARRYDKYILVDLTEQWLGAYENGRLVFSTPAATGKAGNETPTGLFRITARHLTHTSSLYKTANDEEQYPMDNAMRFHVGPDGVSYWLHARDLPGRPASHGCIGLYDEEMQKRMFNNPLNPVLIDSQKLYSWAVGEDEYGEDSGNVEELEDGPLVEVRGTLPRYLERSPVP; from the coding sequence ATGCGTTACAGCCGGATGCGGCTCTCCCACAAACTGGTTCTGATCGCCATCTTCACCGCCCTCTTGGTCGGTTACATGGTCCTGCGGGTGCCAACCCTGACCGCCGACCCGGCCGCATCCCCCCAGGACGATGCCCAGGAGGACCTGTCCCGGGTGGAGTATCCCAGCCTGAAGGACGTCAAGTGGCATGCCCACTTCATCAAGCCAAACGAGTCCCTGGAGTCGCTCTTCGGCGCAGACTGGGTCCATGTCGCCCGCTTCAACCGCATCGACCGCCGCCACGTCTACCCCGGCATGACCATCAAGGTTCCGGACGACATCGCCGCCAGCCGCGGCTATACCCCCATGCCAAAACAGTACGAACCGGCCAGAAGGTACGACAAGTACATCCTGGTGGACCTCACCGAGCAGTGGCTGGGCGCCTACGAAAACGGCAGGCTGGTCTTCTCCACCCCGGCCGCCACCGGCAAGGCAGGCAACGAAACCCCCACCGGGCTCTTCCGCATCACCGCCCGGCACCTGACCCACACCTCGTCGCTGTACAAGACAGCCAACGACGAGGAGCAGTACCCCATGGACAACGCCATGCGCTTCCACGTCGGCCCGGACGGCGTCTCCTACTGGCTGCATGCCCGCGACCTCCCCGGGCGCCCCGCCTCACACGGCTGCATCGGACTGTATGATGAGGAGATGCAAAAACGCATGTTCAACAATCCCCTGAATCCGGTGCTGATCGACTCCCAGAAGTTGTACAGCTGGGCAGTCGGCGAGGATGAGTACGGCGAAGACAGCGGGAACGTGGAGGAACTGGAAGATGGGCCACTGGTTGAGGTGCGCGGCACCCTTCCCCGCTACCTGGAACGCAGCCCGGTTCCATGA
- a CDS encoding aldehyde ferredoxin oxidoreductase family protein — MDKIYRVNMTDLTVKQEDVPAEWALLGGRGLTSTIVAAEVPPTCHPLGPNNKLVFAPGLLTGTPAAQSGRLSAGAKSPLTGGINESNSGGTAAQLLARLCIKALIIEGQPKEDKWFNLHVNKDGITIQEETELVGQNNFAIIDAVETRLGKKTGILTIGIAGELRMAAADISVKDPDSKLRSHGRGGLGAVMGSKKIKFISIDGEGAPGVTIAAPDKFKAASRVFAKALLDHPVSGQALPTYGTNVLVNIINEAGGLPTRNFSYGQFASHDKISGETMHDTIVARGGKPKHGCHAGCIIQCSQVYLDQDGKYLSSGFEYETIWALGANCCIENLDIIAKADNIMDDIGIDSIETAVMFGVAMEAGIIPFGDGEGVLRLLTDEIAKGTPLGRILGGGAGSVGRAYGVIRVPVVKNQSIPAYDPRSIKGIGITYATSTMGADHTAGYSIATNILNVGGNVDPLKKEGQVELSRNLQIATAAIDSTGMCIFVAFPALDIPECLPALIDMLNARFDSSLAGDDFVALGKQILKVERKFNIEAGFNSAHDRLPEFFTYEPLPPHNVVWDFSDEEIDEFWNF; from the coding sequence ATGGACAAGATCTATCGCGTAAATATGACCGATTTGACGGTCAAACAGGAAGACGTTCCCGCAGAGTGGGCACTACTCGGTGGCCGCGGATTGACCTCAACTATCGTAGCTGCCGAGGTTCCGCCGACCTGCCATCCTCTCGGGCCGAACAACAAACTGGTGTTTGCCCCGGGCCTTCTCACCGGTACACCAGCAGCCCAGTCCGGACGTCTCTCCGCGGGCGCCAAGAGCCCGCTCACCGGAGGCATTAATGAGAGCAACTCCGGCGGTACCGCGGCACAACTGCTGGCACGACTTTGTATCAAGGCACTGATCATCGAAGGTCAGCCAAAGGAGGACAAATGGTTCAACCTGCACGTAAACAAGGACGGTATCACCATCCAGGAGGAAACCGAACTCGTCGGCCAGAACAACTTTGCCATCATTGATGCCGTTGAGACTCGTCTGGGCAAAAAAACCGGCATCCTGACCATAGGTATTGCTGGTGAACTCAGAATGGCAGCGGCAGATATTTCGGTCAAGGATCCTGACAGCAAACTCCGTAGCCACGGCCGCGGAGGCCTCGGCGCGGTTATGGGTTCCAAGAAGATCAAGTTCATCTCCATAGACGGCGAAGGTGCACCCGGTGTCACGATTGCCGCCCCGGATAAATTCAAGGCTGCCTCACGAGTCTTTGCCAAAGCCCTGCTCGACCACCCGGTCAGCGGTCAGGCCCTCCCCACCTATGGCACCAACGTTCTGGTAAATATCATCAACGAGGCCGGAGGATTGCCGACCCGCAACTTCTCTTACGGTCAGTTTGCTTCGCATGACAAGATCTCCGGCGAAACCATGCACGACACAATCGTTGCCCGTGGTGGCAAACCGAAACATGGTTGCCATGCCGGTTGCATCATCCAGTGCTCGCAGGTCTACCTTGACCAGGACGGAAAATATCTTTCATCCGGTTTCGAATATGAGACCATCTGGGCTCTCGGTGCCAACTGTTGTATCGAAAATCTGGATATCATCGCGAAAGCCGACAATATCATGGACGATATCGGTATCGACTCCATTGAAACCGCAGTCATGTTCGGCGTGGCAATGGAAGCCGGCATCATCCCTTTTGGCGACGGCGAGGGAGTACTTCGCCTGCTCACGGATGAAATCGCCAAGGGTACACCGCTCGGCCGCATCCTTGGTGGCGGTGCCGGTTCTGTGGGGCGTGCCTACGGTGTCATCCGTGTTCCTGTCGTGAAGAACCAGAGCATTCCGGCCTATGACCCCCGTTCAATCAAAGGCATCGGTATCACCTATGCGACCAGCACCATGGGGGCCGACCACACCGCGGGTTACTCCATTGCAACCAATATCCTCAATGTCGGCGGCAACGTTGATCCGCTCAAGAAGGAAGGCCAGGTTGAGCTTTCCCGAAACCTGCAGATCGCAACCGCCGCGATTGACTCCACCGGCATGTGTATCTTCGTGGCCTTTCCCGCCCTCGATATTCCTGAATGCCTGCCGGCCCTGATCGACATGCTCAACGCCCGCTTCGACAGCTCCCTTGCCGGCGACGACTTTGTTGCCCTTGGCAAGCAGATCCTCAAGGTCGAACGAAAATTCAACATCGAAGCCGGGTTCAACAGTGCTCACGACCGCTTGCCCGAGTTCTTCACATACGAACCCTTACCGCCGCACAACGTTGTCTGGGACTTCTCCGACGAAGAAATCGATGAGTTCTGGAACTTCTAA
- the rd gene encoding rubredoxin has product MQKWKCTICGYVYDPAEGDIGNGIAPGTPFEDLPDEWVCPQCGVGKDMFEQV; this is encoded by the coding sequence ATGCAGAAATGGAAATGCACCATCTGTGGTTATGTCTATGACCCCGCCGAGGGGGACATAGGAAACGGCATCGCACCGGGCACCCCCTTTGAGGATCTCCCCGATGAATGGGTCTGCCCTCAGTGCGGGGTGGGAAAGGACATGTTCGAGCAGGTTTAG
- a CDS encoding helix-turn-helix domain-containing protein, which produces MTDRNRIGDKITTIRESLGLTREQLAERCDCSETVIAGLEQGELAPSLTPLIKITRTLGVRLGTLLDDDTMLGPVVTRSGENNGISRVKSLEIASNAGALDFFSLAANKTARHMEPFIINVKPACKGGAPLSSHEGEEFIYILDGTVEVEYGKDLYQLEPGDSIYYDSIVPHQLRSRGSDSARILAVVYAPF; this is translated from the coding sequence ATGACAGACCGTAACCGCATCGGCGACAAGATCACCACCATACGGGAATCACTCGGCCTTACCCGGGAGCAACTGGCCGAACGCTGTGACTGCAGCGAGACCGTTATTGCCGGACTGGAACAGGGCGAACTGGCGCCATCGCTCACGCCGTTGATCAAGATCACCCGGACCCTGGGGGTGCGCCTAGGCACGCTCTTGGACGACGACACCATGCTCGGCCCGGTGGTCACCCGCTCTGGCGAGAACAACGGTATCTCGCGAGTCAAGTCCCTGGAAATCGCCAGCAACGCGGGCGCCCTTGACTTCTTCTCCCTGGCCGCGAACAAGACTGCGCGTCACATGGAGCCGTTCATCATCAACGTCAAGCCGGCCTGCAAGGGGGGCGCCCCACTCTCCAGCCATGAGGGGGAGGAGTTCATCTACATACTGGACGGCACGGTGGAAGTCGAGTACGGCAAGGATCTGTACCAGCTGGAACCGGGTGACAGCATCTACTACGACTCCATCGTCCCGCACCAGCTGCGCAGCCGCGGCAGCGACAGCGCACGCATCCTGGCCGTCGTGTACGCGCCGTTCTAG
- a CDS encoding AMP-binding protein, with translation MTKTFKGPFSDLTIGQYFDTVVAAQPDHDCIIYPDRNLRWSWGQFNARVDALAKGLLAIGLEKGDHLGMWARNVPDWLTFMFATAKIGVVFVTVNPVYKSHELAYVLTQSDMKALCIIDSFRDVDYVSIVRELVPEAATQERGHLDSAQFPFLKKLIYMGPEKHRGFYTVPELLLLGEHYSDDDYAAAREGLVADDVINMQYTSGTTGFPKGVMLSSRNILNNGYYIGERQKFTKMDRICLPVPLFHCFGCVLGVMAMLTHGSTLVMLEIFDPLMALAAVQKEKCTAIYGVPTMFIAELTHPMFPLFDTSSLRTGIMAGSPCPIETMKQVMSDMHASEITIAYGLTEGSPVFIQTSTDDTIERRCETIGTAMPEIEVRVVDPETGQDCPPGVPGELICRGYNVMKGYYKMPEQTAAAIDAAGWLHSGDLGTVDEHGYYRVTGRIKDMIIRGGENIYPREIEEFLYTMPGVKDVQIVGVPDEKYGEVVGAFVMRSKGSDISEEDVREFAQTRIARYKCPRHVWFVEEFPMTASNKIQKYKLREMAAELLGVSDVKVFAGEAAEKGGTDA, from the coding sequence GTGACAAAGACCTTCAAGGGACCATTCAGCGACCTGACCATCGGCCAGTACTTCGACACCGTTGTCGCCGCACAGCCGGATCATGACTGCATCATCTACCCCGACCGCAACCTGCGCTGGAGCTGGGGCCAGTTCAATGCCCGCGTCGACGCCCTGGCCAAGGGACTTCTGGCCATCGGCCTTGAGAAGGGGGACCACCTAGGCATGTGGGCCCGCAACGTGCCGGACTGGCTGACCTTCATGTTCGCCACCGCCAAGATCGGCGTGGTGTTCGTTACCGTCAACCCGGTCTACAAGAGCCACGAGCTGGCCTACGTCCTGACCCAGTCGGACATGAAGGCGCTCTGCATCATCGACAGTTTCCGTGACGTGGACTACGTGAGCATCGTGCGCGAACTGGTTCCCGAGGCAGCCACCCAAGAACGGGGTCACCTGGATTCGGCCCAGTTCCCGTTCCTGAAGAAGCTGATCTACATGGGGCCGGAGAAGCACCGCGGCTTCTACACGGTTCCCGAACTGCTGCTCCTGGGGGAGCATTACAGCGACGACGACTACGCCGCTGCCCGTGAGGGACTTGTCGCCGACGATGTGATCAACATGCAGTACACCTCGGGCACCACCGGCTTTCCCAAGGGGGTCATGCTCTCCAGCCGCAACATCCTCAACAACGGCTACTACATCGGCGAGCGCCAGAAGTTCACCAAGATGGATCGCATCTGCCTGCCGGTGCCGCTGTTTCACTGCTTCGGCTGCGTGCTGGGGGTCATGGCCATGCTGACCCACGGCAGCACGCTGGTGATGCTGGAGATCTTCGACCCGCTCATGGCCCTGGCTGCCGTGCAGAAGGAGAAGTGCACCGCCATCTACGGCGTGCCGACCATGTTCATCGCCGAACTGACCCACCCCATGTTCCCCCTGTTCGATACCAGTTCGCTGCGCACCGGCATCATGGCCGGCTCCCCCTGCCCCATCGAAACCATGAAGCAGGTCATGTCCGACATGCACGCCTCGGAGATCACCATCGCCTATGGCCTGACCGAGGGGAGCCCGGTGTTCATCCAGACCTCCACCGACGACACCATCGAGCGCCGCTGCGAGACCATCGGCACGGCCATGCCCGAGATCGAGGTGCGGGTGGTGGATCCCGAGACTGGCCAGGACTGCCCGCCGGGGGTGCCGGGCGAACTGATCTGCCGCGGCTACAACGTCATGAAGGGGTACTACAAGATGCCTGAGCAGACCGCCGCCGCCATCGACGCCGCCGGCTGGCTGCACTCCGGCGACCTGGGTACGGTGGACGAGCATGGCTACTACCGGGTCACCGGCCGCATCAAGGACATGATCATCCGCGGCGGCGAGAACATCTACCCCCGGGAGATCGAGGAGTTCCTCTACACCATGCCGGGGGTAAAGGATGTGCAGATCGTGGGGGTGCCGGACGAGAAATACGGCGAAGTGGTGGGCGCCTTTGTCATGCGCTCCAAGGGGAGCGACATCAGCGAGGAGGATGTGCGCGAATTCGCCCAGACCCGCATCGCCCGGTACAAGTGCCCCCGGCACGTCTGGTTCGTGGAGGAGTTTCCCATGACCGCCTCAAACAAGATCCAGAAGTACAAGCTGCGCGAGATGGCGGCCGAATTGCTGGGGGTGAGCGACGTCAAGGTCTTTGCCGGCGAGGCTGCAGAAAAGGGGGGGACGGACGCCTGA
- a CDS encoding OmpH family outer membrane protein, producing MPRIITRILFALLICALPSLGSAAEQAPQAAEAKPAAPIPTEAPTPAPLPAATTEAPKPQQLRIGYIDIVRISTESSLGKASAAQAKQKQGKLQAQITEKRKQLDRQKKALETQFASLSPAQRDAKAKEFQKKVESFQKFGMNAEKEMQTLQQGLGKSFNEAVQQAATEYGTANSLALVILKREILYQAGSVETRDVSEGVIKLMNEKWVKKK from the coding sequence ATGCCACGAATCATTACCAGAATCCTGTTTGCGCTCCTGATTTGCGCCCTGCCCTCCCTGGGATCCGCAGCGGAACAGGCTCCCCAGGCCGCGGAGGCAAAGCCCGCGGCGCCGATCCCGACTGAGGCACCGACTCCGGCACCGCTGCCTGCGGCAACCACCGAGGCGCCCAAACCACAACAGTTGCGCATCGGCTACATCGACATCGTCCGCATCAGCACCGAGAGCAGTCTGGGCAAGGCATCCGCTGCCCAGGCCAAGCAGAAGCAGGGGAAACTCCAGGCCCAGATCACGGAGAAACGGAAGCAGCTCGACAGGCAGAAGAAGGCGCTGGAAACCCAGTTCGCCTCCTTAAGCCCTGCGCAACGCGATGCCAAGGCCAAAGAGTTCCAGAAGAAGGTGGAGAGTTTTCAGAAATTCGGCATGAACGCCGAAAAAGAGATGCAGACCCTGCAGCAGGGGCTCGGCAAGTCGTTCAACGAGGCGGTCCAGCAGGCTGCTACCGAGTATGGCACGGCCAACAGCCTGGCCCTGGTGATACTCAAGCGCGAGATTCTCTACCAGGCGGGCAGCGTCGAGACCCGGGATGTGAGCGAGGGGGTCATCAAGCTGATGAATGAAAAATGGGTAAAGAAGAAATAG